Proteins from one Fragaria vesca subsp. vesca linkage group LG6, FraVesHawaii_1.0, whole genome shotgun sequence genomic window:
- the LOC101296583 gene encoding probable WRKY transcription factor 72-like gives MPNSDSTAAAAVGTKVESFGYQEGQENYELVNAKAEMSEVREENARLKKTLEHMTKDYQSLQLRFFDILKQESHSKKATMSATTSHVEIEEPHDQLLSLCLGRSPRDPKNVSDEGKLVQADHHQDSKANLTLGLGSKLQLPTELVLSGPIPETSSEEPKESEASPSSTKTPKTIRNEDDDASQQANAAKRARVSVRARCDTPTMIDGCQWRKYGQKIAKGNPCPRAYYRCTVAPGCPVRKQVQRCIDDMSILITTYEGTHNHPLPMTATSMASTTSAAASMLLSGSLTSQLPGLGSSNGLGFGLFDNSRQQLYMPKLSSSPLFPTVTLDLTSSPSPSSNQYCTFPPSLSFCSSESNSNLPPSWGNVYPRFGTQFDRKNQECFQPNHQASSQVSLTETLTKAITSDPNFKSVIAVALSSMVGGGAASYGSQGIGERLGQHLTQTGKSRSSSIFNSLSSSDSQKGNLTLLQPPLPFPESKSTTSSPAIRDKSL, from the exons ATGCCAAACTCTGATTCAACAGCAGCAGCAGCTGTTGGAACGAAGGTTGAATCCTTCGGCTACCAAGAAGGGCAG GAGAATTATGAACTTGTTAATGCCAAAGCCGAAATGAGTGAGGTCAGAGAAGAAAATGCGAGACTGAAGAAGACGTTGGAGCATATGACGAAGGATTACCAGTCTCTACAGTTGCGCTTTTTTGACATCCTCAAACAAGAGTCTCATTCCAAGAAGGCAACAATGAGTGCCACCACCTCCCATGTTGAAATTGAAGAACCTCATGATCAGCTCTTGTCTCTTTGCCTTGGAAGAAGCCCAAGAGACCCTAAAAATGTTAGTGATGAGGGCAAACTTGTACAAGCTGATCATCACCAAGACTCGAAGGCCAACCTTACTCTTGGATTAGGCTCTAAGTTGCAGTTGCCTACCGAGCTTGTATTGAGCGGTCCGATTCCGGAGACTAGTTCCGAAGAGCCTAAGGAATCAGAAGCCTCCCCATCAAGTACTAAAACACCAAAGACAATAAGAAATGAAGATGATGATGCTTCGCAGCAGGCCAATGCTGCAAAAAGAGCTAGGGTTTCTGTGAGAGCTCGATGTGACACCCCCACG ATGATTGATGGATGCCAATGGAGAAAATACGGACAGAAGATTGCGAAAGGAAATCCATGCCCGCGAGCATACTACCGATGCACGGTTGCACCAGGATGCCCTGTTAGAAAGCAG GTGCAAAGATGTATTGATGACATGTCTATCTTGATCACCACCTATGAAGGAACCCACAACCACCCACTTCCAATGACAGCCACTTCCATGGCTTCCACCACCTCTGCCGCAGCTTCCATGTTATTGTCTGGCTCTTTGACATCTCAGCTTCCAGGTCTTGGTTCCAGTAATGGACTAGGTTTTGGTCTCTTTGATAATTCGAGACAACAACTTTACATGCCTAAGCTTTCCTCCTCCCCTTTGTTTCCCACAGTTACTCTAGACCTCACATCTTCTCCTTCCCCTTCATCAAACCAATACTGCACATTTCCTCCAAGTCTAAGCTTTTGTTCCTCAGAATCTAACAGCAATTTACCACCCAGTTGGGGCAACGTGTACCCCAGATTTGGGACGCAGTTTGACAGAAAGAACCAAGAGTGTTTCCAACCCAATCACCAAGCCTCTTCCCAGGTGTCCTTAACAGAGACATTGACCAAGGCAATCACATCAGACCCAAATTTCAAGTCAGTCATTGCTGTAGCGCTTTCATCTATGGTTGGAGGTGGTGCAGCAAGTTATGGAAGCCAAGGAATAGGGGAAAGATTAGGACAACACTTGACACAGACTGGGAAAAGCCGCTCATCAAGCATTTTCAACAGCTTGTCATCTTCTGATTCTCAGAAGGGAAACTTGACGCTTCTCCAGCCTCCACTGCCATTTCCCGAGTCCAAGAGCACTACATCTTCCCCTGCCATCAGGGATAAAAGTCTCTAA